Genomic DNA from Epinephelus moara isolate mb chromosome 24, YSFRI_EMoa_1.0, whole genome shotgun sequence:
GATTGCTATTGTTCTCTGACATAAAACAAATGGGTCACTGGGGATATGTGTAGTTATTATTCCAGTAATGGAAACCATAGGATAAGGTTGCATGTCAAATTGCACTGCAGGGTATTTTTCCTTACAAGTTATTAAGCAATCCCCTTTTTCTATGTATTTGCAGGTGGATAAAGCCcctgtgtgattgtgtgtgtgtgtgtgcgtgtatatgGTTGTGAGAAGTGTTAAATATGTTCCACTGAAAATTATTCATGCTTGATTATGTGGTATCACACCCAATTTGCAAAGTGCAATGTGCACAGGACTCAGTTGTCAAATGCACACAGAGCAGAATTCAGCATTTTACTGCAGTttagtatgtgtatgtgtttataaTCATAGTTTCTGTAAACTAGCATACATAGGGGATTTGGGGTCAGGGTGTGTAGTGTTTGTTCAGCCTCACACACTTAGTGGTCCGTGCTGTTTGTAAGAGGACACTGGGTCGCTCTCCCTCCTTGACCTAGATTTTCAGCAAAGCTGTTGTGTCACCAGGCCAACTGTGTCTTACAGCCTTCATAAGGGCAGTATTCATGATTGTGCAATAAGGCTTAGCTATGCTCACAACACATATTTCTGCTATTAAACACTTGTTTCTTTCTATGCACTCGCCCAAGCAAAAGTATTGAGGCTTGGCTGTAACAACACTGTAAATGAagtgaatgtgtttttgttctggaTATAATCTGTGAGAGCTGTTGGTTGATTTCACTCATCCTTCCATGTCTCTTGTTCCCTCTGCAGATTTTTCTATTTTGTACATACAGAGttttgtatatactgtatatgatgAGCTCGCTGGGCAGCGACAAGGCCCGGGGCCCTCGGGAAAAAGCGCTGCCTGCTGCCACTCACACATCGCAACCACAGAAACAGATACAGGTGAGCCACTGCAAccacatgaaaatgaaaaaaaaaatactgaaagcACGCTTCTCTTAGCCACAGAAATGTTGAGACAGAACACCAGTGTGCACACGATTACCCTTGCCAACAAAACCACAGTGCACACATTGTGCAAGGAGACCTCCTTGGTCAATATtgaacaggatttttttttaattgcagccACAGATTACATTAACTGTTAGCTGCGACAATTTGCCTCAGACAATAGAAACCAAGTAAACACTTTCATTCATCCTTTTAGGTTTACCCATACAGTCTGATGTCATACagtacaacagctctgccaccTTATAGCTTATAATGTTAAGCTTTTGTTAAAACTTACCCAGAGGTGTCAATTCAACTATATGTTACTGAGGAATGGATGTACTGTGTTCTtcactttttcctctttttaaccAATATATTACCTTTTGCTCTCTGTGTTGCAGGCTACTGCTGAACAGATCCGGCTTGCCCAGGTGATCTATGACAAGAATGATGCTGACTTTGAGGACAAAGTTAACCAGGTGAGAAACACTTAGGCCATTTACCATGTTTACTATGTTCTTCCATGACCCCTATGCTTTATGTAGACACAtgaaaaatgctattttttaaGGTTGGAGTGACACCATGACTTGTACTGTCATGCGGTGCAAAACTGGTGCATTTTGTCATGGATACATCTTTGTTGTCTAGGAAACATTTGTAATACGATGTGTGTTTATTGCTTTCCCCAGCTGATGGAGGTGACCGGGAAGAACCAGGATGAGTGCATGGTAGCACTCCACGACTGCAACGAGGATGTTAGCAGAGCCATCAACTTTCTCCTGGAAAGCACCTCGGACATGGTGAATAACATTCTTAAACTTCACGTACTAGCCTGTTGGTATTTTCAACTGTATAAATTTGCAGTTCTAGAAGTTGTGaatacatttcttttgtttggaTGGCAGAATATGAGGCAGCACCTCGGTACAATAAGTGTTTTTActgagtgtgtgattttagatttGGAAAATTGAGGAGCACAGGGTAAAACAACAGCATGATTTTCAATTGTACCTGCGTTTCAACAAATCAAATGGCCCTTTTTTTCACAACAGTAATAAGCTTTATAATGGCTTAGTATCATTTATCTCGGCCGGTTTCatggtcctggtattgtgcatgctggctctcTGCCGCAGCTTAGGCCTTGTGCTGCAAGACTTTGGGAATCTCTGAGTTGCTGTGCTGCTCACGccaaaagacattttttgtcCCAGAGTGTTGACATGTTGATGTGAGGGTGGGTGCACACACTACACAACAGGTCTCAGACCAAGACCCTGTTCTTCGTACGAAGATAACAGAGTTATCCAGATAAGAATGCTGACGATTTGTcatgtgtctgttttgtttcttctgtgCCACGAAGCTGGTTTAAAATTCACGTGGAGGCCGTTGTCAGAGCAACAAGTCCTTAAGcacaaactttaaaaagtgcaggcTTATTGACAGTCGGCTGGATCATGACCAAAAAACTTCTCAGATTCTCAAATAGATAAAGctcactttcttttcttttcttttttttttttttttgtccgaGTGTTGATACAGTCGAGATTTTAGATGAGAACATGCAGGTTATTGTGAACCCACTATGATCTGTTGTTGGTGTAATTATCACAATTAAGATGAGATACAGTGAGCAAAAACACATAGAGTAAACTCAAAGATTGTGACTgttaaagacaaataaaatcagGATAAACAAATCAGTCTGCAAACTGCTTTCACAGAACCAAACTATCTGCATGAGAATAATAATAGCATGCTCACCTGACACACAGGATATGTTCAGGTGGAGTTCTGCTGTGTCATCACCTGTGCTTTAGCAGCGTGCAAAGCCCAATGCACAGTCCctgtagttttgattttaaaatgcatgtaAAGCAAAATGCAAGCCATTGCATGGCCTGTAAAGACAGCTACACTGACTAAAATAGAATCAGATGCCTGAAACGCATCCTGTGTACACAGCCtgacaaaacaggaaacactacAGAGAGATAGTTAATTTGTCTTTGTGACCTTTTTCCTTAGTTAAAGTAATGCTATGCAGGGTTTTCCGAAATGAAATGTATCGACTCATGCAGAAGTAATCCCActtaatcatcacttatgacccactagaggtgtgtggtggtgtatttttctgcagagtcTTTTCCCTATGCctgttcttttcttgttttttgtgtttgggacatttatgggtgtgtaccccTGCAGCGCTGAGGTCAGGtctgggctttataaaaaggtagcgatcAGGTGCCAGattgtaagcagcaggcatccaagaggcacagtgctgaaaatatttaaatatagcGAGACGAAACACCAAACTGGAGTAAATCTGAGGTCATTCTTTACTTACACTCTCGCtagtgagtgtgtttacaaacagtagccTAACACGCAGTCCTGCATAGTATCCCTTTGAATTATAGATTCAAGCTTTCCGGCACATTAGTACTAGATTTCAAGTTATGTAACATGCTCAGAAGATGAACAAATGCTGTGAAAAACAGTAGGTTTTTCTATAAATGCTGGTGAAAACGAGTTCAGTCAGTCATATCTGAGCTGTGCTTTGCCACAGTGACTGCTGAGCAGCTTGCTTTCTCTAATATCAGGAAATTTTAGCACACAGTTACACCACTGTCCACgatttttcttcctctgctcaGAGAGCAAAGTCAAACGGTCGAAATATCTGGCAAACACTTAAGTGTTGTTCTGCCTTTGTGTTGCGAGTCAGAGTGAGTGTCCCAGCATTTCTGAAGAGTACCAGTCGGCACAGATGGCGAGGAGAGGCTGTCGGGCAGGGCGGCCAGCCAGACAGCTACCCTGGTTGCTGTTTTGGTTTCGTGGAAATCCAAAAATAGCAAATAGCCGGTTTTCTCCTTTCACGTGGAAGTCTCTGTTGTTATGGTATATACTGTAAccctgtcattacatgtgcttCTACTGTACTTTTCAAGATCCTAAAGGTCGTAAACAAAAGGAGTAGTTACTGAGTGAGTTTTCTGTGTTGTAAGAGTAGGTGTAGCACAAGAGGAGAGTGGCTTATTAAATAATTAACATATCAATTGAAGTGATTGTATAATTATAATCAGTATGTTGTTTTACCCTTAGTTTCATTCTGAGTTGTTTTAATGTTGACTAATaattaaaagtcctcctctgatatttgtttttcttacatAACACAGCTGCATAGTGCACACTTCAGTTCAGAAGTTGGTCAAAAAATAGCCGACATAACAGCTTTTCTGTTACTGTATCCAGAGATGTTTTTACAGTGTCCTCTGTAGTGTTTGGTAGTGTCTCTTTATCCTCTTGAATAAAATACACCATCCACAGAATGCCAGAGGCTACTTTGACATGATACAACTGTGAAATGTTAGtgaactggaggcaaagaaacttttttctgtatttagaaAACTGCCTACTCTGCTCACTGAAGCTTATTGTCAGTGCTGATATCTTCTTTTACTTCTGGCTATAGTTTGTAAGTGTTTGAAACTAGTGCAACAGGGAACATGTGAGCTACAGTTAGTGCTCCAATTGTAATCATTCTATGTGTACTTTTTTCTTCTCCATCCTCTTGTTTCTGCTCTGTATTTAGACCTCATGGGAGACAGTAGGGAAGAAGAAGCCCCTGGTGAAGGACGGTCCATCAGACAGCAAGGAGAACAAGGAAAACCgggagaagaaaggagagagggaggcgAGCAAAGGCCGTGCGGCTGCCAACCGCAAGGGCAGGGGGGCCAGTCGCAGTCGACCGGGTATGGAGTTTTAACTTCACTTAAACTTAAATCTAGTTCAGAGTCTCTCTCTCCACTATGTTTGATTACAGCACACTGTTACTAAAGTGGTGTCTTTTCTCATTCTTACATGCGTTTCTATACCCACAGCACGTCCAGAGGAGAACGGTGTGGAGGTGACACCAGTGGACAgaggttcagatcgaggtcggaggGCCAGAGGCGGTGGTCGAGGTGAGCAGTTGCACATTAAAACACTTTTCAGTTCGCCCAACACTGGGGTAGATGTTGACCTTTGATGTGAATGTGATGCAGGATCTGGAGGTcgaggcagaggcagagcacCACCAGGGAGCCGGTTCTCAGCCCAGGGCATGGGGTATggtggcaacacacacacacacactcacactcacaggaattttcacatatttttagGTGTAAATTAATTAGAACCAGAGAGTTATTTCAGGCTAGAAAATTgacttttgtttggttttagttTCTGAATGAGAGCATTTTCCCCTCACCTCTTTTGGATGTCTTTTTACACGCTTGTGTTTGCTTCTTAGAGAGTGTCTGTTGAAAGTCTTTGGTCACCAGTTGCATTAACATCTGAATAAAATAATTGTGAATGTATCTCACCTCAGCTTCTACACAGCATAACAACCCCAAAGGCCAGAAAAATCTTAGCCCAGTGAATAGTATGAATAATAAACATTATTACTTCAGACTACCGTTGGGTTCAGAACTCGTTCAGTGTTCAGaaattagactttttttttaattgcagagagagtaaaataccaaaaaaaggtACCCTGGGGTACCAATATCAGTTCAGATGTGAACGGTACCCAGCCCTACTCCAGACACCGTTTTGTAAGAAAATAATACTTGAATGTTTCAAACTCTCCCTGCCCTTTCAGTTTACTTCTGTGTAACTAAATATACCTCTCCTTGGCTGTTCCCCAGGACCTTCAATCCAGCAGACTATACCTCGGAGGCTGGATCAGGGACCACACAAACTGAGGTGTGGGACACGGCAGCCAATAACAGCACAGATGGGACAGGTGAGCTCTTCAAACGAGTGTGCTACTCTGTGGTGAAGAAATACATTCAATGTATTGAGCAGACAGAGCTGttagctctgtgtgttttatgcAAATGTACATAAGCAACAGACATCCTGCATCCTGTTTACCTACCTATCCCACCTGTATTTAAACTTTGATCACTTGTTGCTCTCTAGTAACCTGGAGACATACCTTGGAAGACTGGTCAGCTGAGGACTGGAGTGAAGATGTTAGTGTGAGTTGATACAATTACAGGAGAAGTCTGTCAGTCACAAGCGAATGTTTGGTGCATGATTGAAAAACacttgtgtttcctgtgttgttgtttgttcctGCAGCTCTCAGAGACCAAAGTGTTCACTTCCTCATGTGCACCTCCTGCTGAGAATCACATCACACCTGGGCAAAGGTACCTTACTGGAGCAATTATAATACATTGGCCCTGATGTAACTTAATTTTACAACAACTGACCCTTTGTAAAGCCCCACCCCTTTGCGATGGTCCGTCAAGCTGTCGGAGCATACATACATCCATTTATAACACATAACAATTAGCAGCCTTTGACTGTGTGTCCTGCAAACATTTTCTAACTGACTTTACCAACTGTTTCTGTGTTAGTCTGGACCTCGCCTCTCTGCTGCAGAAGCCTGTAGTTGGGGGAAGAGAACCACCTTcgtcctcttcctctcagagTCTGGTCTTCACCAACtcccaccaccatcaccaccaccagccaCCGCAGCAACAGCAGCCGCCCCCCAGCCGCAACGCCACCAGTAGCACAAGCTATGCTCATGCTgctctggtaaaaaaaaaaggaagaaaagaaaacaaagttgCTTTTCTCTGCACCATTTTTTCATACACATTCCTCCATATATCACATGTGAATAATTAcatacacagaaacaaagactGACCATTAtactctccttctgtctctacCAGTCGTCAGTTCTGGGAGCTGGTTTTGGGGACTTGGGCCAGGCCAAAAGGACTCAGCCCAGCGCTGGAGCTCAGATACTGGAACAGCTAAAGGGTCCTGGCTTGGGTCCGCTACCCTCATCCCAGGCCGCACCTCCTGCCAGCACCCAAGGAAGCAACACCTCTATTGGCAGACTGCCAGGCCTGGGAGCACCTGTACCTCCACCCTCCTCATCAAGCTGGGACATTAAGGCGTCGGAATCCAACACCACCTCGCTGTCCTCGCAGTTCAGCCGTAAGTGTTCATAGAGCAGCCATGAATagaagtttgtgtgtttttgtcccaTATATGAATGTAGAGATGTATTGATTTCTCTTTTGTCCTTTGTTtggttgtgtgtttgtcactgcAGGTGAGTTTGGCCTGCAGCCAGAGCCTTCTCTTGTGCTGAGCCAGCTGGTTCAGAGGCACGCCGGCCCCTCCTTGCCTCTGGCACGTCAACCCAGTCCTCCATCGCAACAACAAGCGCCCCCCGCTTCAGCCTCGCCTGCTCCCCACCACACCAGCACGCCAGCACAGGCAGGCCCGGTGATGGCTGCTGGTGCTAAACTTCCTGCCCCCGGCGCAGGGCTGGACCCTCAGGGCAGCAGTACACCACAGCAGCAACGGGCACAGCTCAAAGGCCAGAAACGAAGGATACCTCCCACGTCGAAGGTGAGAGTTGCACTTCAATCTGATGCACATGTGGCTTCTCTTGAATTCAGctcctgtgttgttgtttttttagcatttctgctttattttttaaagcgATAGAGAGACAGGGAAGGCAGGGAATGATGCACAGCAAAGGGCCAGGGCCAAACTCAAACCACGGCCACGCTGCAATAGGGACTCAGTCTTAATGGTATGTACTCTACCCAATGAGTTACCAGGTGCCCAGCTCCAGGGTATTTTAATCTGAACTAAACTGAACCAGACTGCGTGGTGGTTTATGGAAGGTTTTCACTGTCCTGTGTGGGTCTGAGATTTTGTATCTCGATTGTCAAGGCAACAACTCACATATTGTAGCAAATGTTTTGTAAGTGACCAAATGTAAGTAGTTATATGAACATAAAGTCACAATACTGAAACCTGACCGTGATCCCTCCGTCCTGGCAGATCCCCTCCACAGCGGTAGAGATGCCAGGCTCAGCTGACGTCCCCGGGCTAAACCTCCAGTTTGGAGCTCTCGACTTTGGCTCTGAGTCGGCATTGCCGGAGTTCGGAGTTGTGGATAATTGTGTGAGTGCGGCATCCAGGGAGTCCACACCGGCCCCTGCCCCAGCACCACCTGCACCGGGACCAGGGACACAGAGCCAAACAAGCCTGTACTCTAAACCGCTCAGGTACGTCACTGCTGACTGACTAGTTCCATCTCTTTATAATATATAATGAAGAACAAGTTTTGTCTAATAACATTTTCTTCTCTCCCTGCTGTTGTCCTGCAGTGAGTCGCTGGGCAGCCCACTCTCCGTTGCCCTGCCTCTTCCCCTCTCCTCATCAGAGCCAGTATATCACTCCTCGGTGCCGCTGCCCAGCCTCACTCCCTCCTCATTAGGGACTGCCAGCTCCTCCAACCCTTCCTCCTCGTCTTCGACagcctccaccacctcctcctctgtaccctcctcctctcacttcTCCACAGTCGGGGGAAGCTACGATGGGACCATGCCCCCTCACACACGGCTGGCCTTTTCCCAGAGCAAAGAGGCCACGGGGCCAGTCATGGTGAGTGGAAATATGCAACAGAAATGCTTATCCTGCCTTTTAGGGATTTTAACTTCTGTAGTTGATAGAGATGAGAAATcagtaaaaatatttctcaCATATCTGCGTCTTGTATAAACAGTGTGACACTGACAAACTGCAGGTCACAGGTCAACAGTTCACATGAGGGTCAGCCCCA
This window encodes:
- the ubap2a gene encoding ubiquitin-associated protein 2a isoform X2, which translates into the protein MMSSLGSDKARGPREKALPAATHTSQPQKQIQATAEQIRLAQVIYDKNDADFEDKVNQLMEVTGKNQDECMVALHDCNEDVSRAINFLLESTSDMTSWETVGKKKPLVKDGPSDSKENKENREKKGEREASKGRAAANRKGRGASRSRPARPEENGVEVTPVDRGSDRGRRARGGGRGSGGRGRGRAPPGSRFSAQGMGTFNPADYTSEAGSGTTQTEVWDTAANNSTDGTVTWRHTLEDWSAEDWSEDLSETKVFTSSCAPPAENHITPGQSLDLASLLQKPVVGGREPPSSSSSQSLVFTNSHHHHHHQPPQQQQPPPSRNATSSTSYAHAALSSVLGAGFGDLGQAKRTQPSAGAQILEQLKGPGLGPLPSSQAAPPASTQGSNTSIGRLPGLGAPVPPPSSSSWDIKASESNTTSLSSQFSREFGLQPEPSLVLSQLVQRHAGPSLPLARQPSPPSQQQAPPASASPAPHHTSTPAQAGPVMAAGAKLPAPGAGLDPQGSSTPQQQRAQLKGQKRRIPPTSKIPSTAVEMPGSADVPGLNLQFGALDFGSESALPEFGVVDNCVSAASRESTPAPAPAPPAPGPGTQSQTSLYSKPLSESLGSPLSVALPLPLSSSEPVYHSSVPLPSLTPSSLGTASSSNPSSSSSTASTTSSSVPSSSHFSTVGGSYDGTMPPHTRLAFSQSKEATGPVMNGLNGVRTSAALDTSSASSTPKPESPSLSISTNGASAPSSHLPSTLPAHSSTTLSNLAQDLPSASQLNSLNSHVSSHSSVSALGSNSLTYTSVDNSSVSSLAPTTGSYTSSQPSALHSTHNSSNSSSGISHLANMPNMGNNMSSTVGGIVGTSGLHSAAIAASTALGLGSNGATATSNLSAPRTTPLLSSSTGKAPPNLSQGVPPLLPNQYIMGPGGLLPAYPQIYGYEDLHMLQSRLPMPSLQDYYGITFPGPTATLSGRDGSLANNPYSGEVTKFGRNDSTSPAPPTSLAAPQPPQGQSQGQSQAQPQPPQAQPQPQGQPQHHSSQQAFLPPGYSYTGLPYYPGVPGAVPSAAAFQYGPTMFVPPGGPGPASAKQHSMGLGLGNPSASPFQQQTQQQPSGYGQHTFSSGYEELTAGPAGVDYSKGYNSSSQAQAKSAASGPGKGVSVTSSNSGVPDISGSVYNKTQSFDKQGFHAGTPPPFSLPSALGGPGPLNPGAAPGGYAPAPFLHILPHQQPHSQLLHHHLAQDGQGGPSQRGQSSSLQQKSQVNKSSYGSSPYWAN
- the ubap2a gene encoding ubiquitin-associated protein 2a isoform X1; amino-acid sequence: MMSSLGSDKARGPREKALPAATHTSQPQKQIQATAEQIRLAQVIYDKNDADFEDKVNQLMEVTGKNQDECMVALHDCNEDVSRAINFLLESTSDMTSWETVGKKKPLVKDGPSDSKENKENREKKGEREASKGRAAANRKGRGASRSRPARPEENGVEVTPVDRGSDRGRRARGGGRGSGGRGRGRAPPGSRFSAQGMGTFNPADYTSEAGSGTTQTEVWDTAANNSTDGTVTWRHTLEDWSAEDWSEDVSLSETKVFTSSCAPPAENHITPGQSLDLASLLQKPVVGGREPPSSSSSQSLVFTNSHHHHHHQPPQQQQPPPSRNATSSTSYAHAALSSVLGAGFGDLGQAKRTQPSAGAQILEQLKGPGLGPLPSSQAAPPASTQGSNTSIGRLPGLGAPVPPPSSSSWDIKASESNTTSLSSQFSREFGLQPEPSLVLSQLVQRHAGPSLPLARQPSPPSQQQAPPASASPAPHHTSTPAQAGPVMAAGAKLPAPGAGLDPQGSSTPQQQRAQLKGQKRRIPPTSKIPSTAVEMPGSADVPGLNLQFGALDFGSESALPEFGVVDNCVSAASRESTPAPAPAPPAPGPGTQSQTSLYSKPLSESLGSPLSVALPLPLSSSEPVYHSSVPLPSLTPSSLGTASSSNPSSSSSTASTTSSSVPSSSHFSTVGGSYDGTMPPHTRLAFSQSKEATGPVMNGLNGVRTSAALDTSSASSTPKPESPSLSISTNGASAPSSHLPSTLPAHSSTTLSNLAQDLPSASQLNSLNSHVSSHSSVSALGSNSLTYTSVDNSSVSSLAPTTGSYTSSQPSALHSTHNSSNSSSGISHLANMPNMGNNMSSTVGGIVGTSGLHSAAIAASTALGLGSNGATATSNLSAPRTTPLLSSSTGKAPPNLSQGVPPLLPNQYIMGPGGLLPAYPQIYGYEDLHMLQSRLPMPSLQDYYGITFPGPTATLSGRDGSLANNPYSGEVTKFGRNDSTSPAPPTSLAAPQPPQGQSQGQSQAQPQPPQAQPQPQGQPQHHSSQQAFLPPGYSYTGLPYYPGVPGAVPSAAAFQYGPTMFVPPGGPGPASAKQHSMGLGLGNPSASPFQQQTQQQPSGYGQHTFSSGYEELTAGPAGVDYSKGYNSSSQAQAKSAASGPGKGVSVTSSNSGVPDISGSVYNKTQSFDKQGFHAGTPPPFSLPSALGGPGPLNPGAAPGGYAPAPFLHILPHQQPHSQLLHHHLAQDGQGGPSQRGQSSSLQQKSQVNKSSYGSSPYWAN